In a single window of the Aminomonas paucivorans DSM 12260 genome:
- the hpt gene encoding hypoxanthine phosphoribosyltransferase has product MPLEISSVLISQEQIREKVLQLGAEINERYRGQELVVVGILKGAVFFLSDLARALEPELDVSFDFMSVSSYGSATESSGVVRILKDLDSDVRGKHVLIVEDIVDSGLTLAYLLQLLRQRKPASLGVCALLDKPERRRVEVPIDFRGFVIPDAYVVGYGLDAAGKWRHLPEIHTVVSRS; this is encoded by the coding sequence GTGCCCCTTGAGATTTCTTCCGTCCTGATCTCCCAAGAACAGATCCGAGAGAAGGTCCTTCAGCTTGGAGCCGAGATCAACGAGCGATATCGCGGCCAGGAGCTGGTGGTGGTGGGCATCCTGAAGGGGGCGGTGTTTTTTCTGTCCGACCTTGCGAGGGCACTGGAGCCGGAGCTGGACGTCTCCTTTGATTTCATGTCCGTTTCTTCCTACGGATCCGCCACGGAATCCAGCGGGGTCGTCCGCATCCTCAAGGATCTGGACTCGGACGTGCGGGGCAAACACGTCCTCATTGTGGAAGACATCGTGGATAGCGGCTTGACCTTGGCCTACCTCTTGCAGCTTCTGCGTCAACGCAAGCCCGCAAGCTTGGGAGTTTGTGCCCTTCTGGACAAGCCCGAGCGGAGGCGCGTGGAAGTCCCCATCGATTTTCGCGGTTTTGTGATCCCCGATGCCTATGTGGTGGGCTATGGCCTGGACGCGGCGGGGAAATGGCGGCACCTTCCCGAGAT
- the tilS gene encoding tRNA lysidine(34) synthetase TilS: protein MGGFFVFGGSQQGVEGAREMGSLFSRLRAAGCRQGWWGQPEMLIAISGGGDSVALAGLLRRYWRGRQVWAHLDHGIRKESSRDALFVSELASRWGIPCVVERVSLPALRERGESLEMAGRRVRYGFLERTASNASLAFIALAHTADDQAETLLLHLARGTGIWGLAGMPERRGNWVRPLATFRREELRSFLREEGISWVEDLSNQDRMFLRNRVRHDLIPWFETHLNPAFSLRAQALAAEARQVRERLAGEAEQCLRWLAREAFPVLACWDRRSASSLPLPLRMEALRLQGRILGLPTLECRRCEELAQRIGQPGRFRFPWRGRVEVCASTELLGFRVVGNKAEESLRLPPPGEGVRVVCRWGCWEVGIQTKKSQGFLSWGERSGWLGCSGEDLTLVPMGEDESSSIPWWARRAYPSVRCGEECWYPGMDASKRGSPGGCAMIARVSIRPILSREVDPCAP from the coding sequence ATGGGGGGCTTTTTCGTGTTTGGTGGTTCGCAGCAGGGTGTGGAAGGAGCGAGGGAGATGGGGAGCCTGTTCTCTCGATTGCGTGCTGCGGGCTGTCGCCAGGGCTGGTGGGGACAGCCCGAAATGCTGATTGCGATCTCCGGGGGTGGGGATTCGGTGGCCCTTGCGGGTTTGCTGCGTCGGTACTGGCGAGGCCGGCAGGTATGGGCGCACCTGGATCACGGAATCCGGAAGGAATCCTCCCGGGATGCTCTCTTCGTATCCGAGCTGGCCTCCCGATGGGGTATCCCCTGTGTGGTGGAGCGGGTCTCCCTTCCCGCCCTGCGCGAGCGAGGGGAGTCCTTGGAGATGGCGGGGCGCCGCGTTCGCTACGGTTTTTTGGAGCGGACGGCTTCGAACGCTTCCCTTGCTTTCATTGCCCTTGCCCACACGGCGGATGATCAAGCGGAGACGCTGTTGCTCCACCTTGCTCGGGGGACGGGAATCTGGGGGTTGGCGGGGATGCCGGAACGGAGAGGAAACTGGGTCCGCCCTCTGGCGACTTTCCGCAGGGAAGAGCTGCGCTCCTTCCTTCGGGAGGAGGGAATTTCCTGGGTGGAGGATCTGTCCAACCAGGACCGTATGTTTTTGCGAAATCGAGTGCGCCACGATCTCATCCCTTGGTTTGAGACCCACTTGAACCCCGCCTTCTCTCTTCGCGCTCAAGCCTTGGCGGCGGAGGCAAGGCAGGTGCGGGAACGGTTGGCGGGGGAGGCGGAGCAGTGCCTGCGCTGGCTCGCCAGAGAGGCATTTCCCGTGCTGGCCTGTTGGGATCGTCGGTCCGCCTCCTCCCTGCCTCTGCCCCTCCGGATGGAAGCCTTGCGGCTTCAAGGGCGGATTCTGGGGTTGCCGACGCTGGAGTGCCGACGTTGCGAAGAGTTGGCTCAAAGGATCGGCCAGCCAGGGCGTTTCCGTTTTCCCTGGAGGGGAAGGGTTGAAGTCTGCGCCTCCACCGAACTGCTCGGTTTTCGAGTGGTAGGGAACAAAGCGGAGGAATCTCTTCGCCTGCCCCCTCCCGGCGAGGGGGTGCGAGTTGTTTGCCGATGGGGCTGTTGGGAAGTGGGAATCCAAACGAAGAAGAGTCAGGGGTTCCTGTCCTGGGGCGAACGCAGCGGGTGGCTTGGGTGCTCGGGGGAGGATCTGACGCTTGTGCCCATGGGGGAAGACGAAAGCAGCTCCATCCCCTGGTGGGCCCGACGTGCCTATCCGAGCGTCCGCTGCGGAGAGGAGTGTTGGTATCCGGGGATGGATGCCTCGAAAAGGGGGAGCCCGGGTGGGTGTGCTATGATAGCGAGGGTTTCGATTCGGCCAATTCTGTCCAGGGAGGTTGACCCCTGTGCCCCTTGA
- a CDS encoding aminotransferase class I/II-fold pyridoxal phosphate-dependent enzyme: MRLDRNEGNFLLPPAPREELRQLVGSLDYHRTPDPQSRELRSALSRFLQVPAQTLQVFNHQGEFFARLRLAFPTPPRVLALDSASPNLERLSLWGCDVRRVTLKQEGRVFSFDEDAFLDEIARFSPEVILLDTPNDPTGLRISSEVLCRLVGLCPSTSLFVVDESYGEFAEASLLASFAPKGIPDKLVVLRSFSYAWGLSALQACYSIWGNQARDLVERTPGLGEPLDGLNQAFLSHLVNHYEEWMNSRVYSIRYLRDELVRRVREIPRWEAFPSEGSFVLLRGTDVTRSDLEATLQNQGIQVFFPDRFPEDATWLRVSVGKEEEIRRLLSVLASWEQGEQGLEDHADIQGEMTA, encoded by the coding sequence TTGAGGCTTGATCGCAACGAAGGAAATTTCCTTTTGCCCCCCGCCCCTCGCGAAGAACTGCGCCAACTCGTGGGAAGCCTGGACTATCACCGCACCCCCGATCCTCAGTCCCGAGAACTCCGCAGCGCCCTGAGCCGGTTCCTCCAAGTCCCTGCCCAGACCCTGCAGGTCTTCAACCACCAGGGGGAATTTTTCGCCCGGCTGCGGCTTGCCTTCCCCACTCCCCCCCGCGTCCTGGCTCTGGATTCCGCTTCTCCCAATCTGGAACGTCTTTCCCTTTGGGGATGCGATGTCCGCAGGGTGACGCTGAAACAGGAAGGGCGCGTCTTCTCTTTCGATGAGGACGCCTTCCTTGACGAGATCGCGCGGTTCTCCCCCGAGGTGATCCTTCTGGACACCCCGAACGACCCGACGGGGCTTCGCATCTCCTCCGAGGTTCTGTGCCGATTGGTGGGACTCTGCCCCTCCACTTCCCTCTTTGTGGTGGATGAAAGCTACGGGGAATTCGCCGAGGCAAGTCTGCTGGCCTCCTTCGCCCCTAAGGGCATCCCGGACAAGCTCGTGGTGTTGCGTTCCTTCTCCTACGCCTGGGGACTTTCTGCCCTTCAGGCCTGTTACTCCATCTGGGGCAACCAGGCTCGGGACCTGGTGGAGCGGACACCTGGCCTGGGGGAACCTCTGGACGGTCTGAACCAGGCATTCCTCTCTCATCTGGTGAACCACTACGAGGAGTGGATGAACAGCCGCGTCTACAGCATCCGCTACTTGCGGGACGAACTGGTCCGGCGAGTTCGAGAGATTCCCCGCTGGGAAGCCTTCCCCAGCGAAGGCTCCTTCGTTCTCCTTCGCGGCACAGACGTCACGCGTTCCGATCTGGAAGCGACCCTGCAAAACCAGGGGATACAGGTCTTCTTCCCGGACCGTTTCCCCGAAGATGCCACATGGCTGCGAGTCTCCGTGGGGAAGGAAGAAGAGATCCGTAGGCTCCTGAGCGTACTGGCTTCTTGGGAACAAGGGGAACAAGGACTCGAGGACCATGCGGACATCCAAGGAGAAATGACCGCATGA
- a CDS encoding YerC/YecD family TrpR-related protein, with the protein MAGKWKDRLSDQLCQAILTLKDVEEAYRFLEDLATIGEVRALAQRLEVSRLLSEGFTYPQIAQQTGASTATISRVKKFLEYGADGYKLVLPRLKPQK; encoded by the coding sequence ATGGCGGGAAAGTGGAAGGACCGATTGAGCGACCAACTCTGCCAGGCCATCTTGACCCTCAAGGACGTGGAGGAAGCCTATCGGTTTCTGGAGGACCTCGCCACCATAGGGGAGGTTCGGGCTCTCGCCCAAAGGCTGGAGGTTTCGCGACTCCTCAGCGAGGGATTCACCTATCCGCAGATCGCGCAGCAAACCGGCGCCAGCACCGCCACCATCAGCAGGGTCAAAAAATTCCTGGAATACGGAGCTGACGGGTACAAGCTCGTCCTCCCACGACTCAAACCCCAAAAATGA
- a CDS encoding DUF362 domain-containing protein, with amino-acid sequence MERAVQASGGWPESCCSEEVLLKANLLAPRPPEDAVTTHPEVLRGVVRSLRRRGAGRIRIGDNPGYIYASQKELLLERTGMKRLGEDEDVPVGTLSDEGVEEVPIPGGRVLSRARVSTRILRSRYLVNVAKLKTHVETEMTGCLKNLFGIADTQTRKRAHQSRDTSHLVHGILDLFTLARPLFHVLDAVVAMEGNGPSHGSPKRVGWILAGPNAPSIDLVAAVSMGYSNPFDIPLLRTAAERGLGPRSLDEVDLRGANWEELPTAGFRRASGLVRFIPTPLRGFAHRWVALRPQLERSACVRCRVCQEVCPVDALAWDDGPVVDSNRCVQCLCCHEMCPTGAMKAAANPLARWVQGMRS; translated from the coding sequence GTGGAGCGGGCCGTCCAAGCCTCCGGGGGATGGCCGGAGTCCTGTTGTTCCGAAGAGGTGCTCCTCAAGGCGAACCTCCTGGCGCCGCGGCCTCCCGAGGACGCGGTGACGACCCATCCGGAGGTCCTGCGAGGGGTGGTGCGCTCCCTGCGTCGGAGGGGGGCGGGGAGGATCCGCATCGGGGACAACCCCGGCTACATCTACGCCTCCCAGAAAGAATTGCTTCTGGAACGGACGGGGATGAAACGCCTCGGGGAGGACGAAGATGTCCCCGTGGGGACCCTGTCCGATGAGGGGGTGGAGGAGGTGCCCATCCCCGGCGGGAGGGTCTTGTCCCGAGCACGGGTATCGACGCGGATCCTCCGATCTCGGTATCTGGTCAACGTGGCGAAGCTCAAGACCCACGTGGAAACGGAAATGACCGGGTGCCTCAAGAACCTTTTCGGGATCGCTGACACCCAGACCCGCAAGCGGGCCCACCAATCCAGGGATACGAGTCACCTCGTCCACGGGATTCTGGACCTTTTTACCCTTGCCCGCCCGCTGTTCCATGTATTGGATGCGGTGGTGGCCATGGAGGGCAATGGCCCCTCCCACGGTTCCCCGAAGCGGGTGGGATGGATTCTTGCAGGGCCTAATGCCCCGAGCATCGATTTGGTAGCGGCGGTTTCCATGGGGTACTCGAACCCCTTCGACATCCCTCTTCTCCGGACTGCCGCGGAGAGGGGGTTGGGGCCTCGATCCCTTGATGAGGTGGATTTGCGGGGGGCGAACTGGGAGGAATTGCCCACAGCGGGGTTCCGCCGGGCCTCCGGGCTTGTGCGTTTCATTCCCACCCCATTGAGGGGGTTTGCCCACCGGTGGGTTGCCCTTCGTCCGCAGCTGGAACGGTCTGCCTGCGTCCGGTGTCGCGTCTGTCAGGAAGTCTGTCCCGTGGACGCCCTTGCCTGGGACGACGGCCCGGTAGTCGACTCCAACCGTTGCGTCCAGTGTCTCTGTTGTCATGAAATGTGTCCCACCGGGGCGATGAAAGCGGCAGCCAACCCTCTGGCTCGGTGGGTCCAGGGGATGCGCTCCTGA
- a CDS encoding endonuclease III domain-containing protein, translated as MNPSGVPRGAAPLGETLDLLEGVYGNEGALPDLGHPEPLDGLILTVLSQNTNDLNRDRAYITLRGRFPDWESVALADPGEVQEAIRIAGLANAKGPSIQAILERLREDWGAPTLVPLRSWKPDRAREYLEALPGVGPKTAACVMVFDLGFPAFPVDTHVARICRRLGWVPANLPPHRIQRVMEETVARERFQGAHLNLIAHGRAVCRARSPRCPACVLVGVCPAAEVPEAHG; from the coding sequence ATGAACCCCTCCGGGGTGCCTCGGGGTGCCGCCCCCCTGGGGGAAACCCTGGACCTTCTGGAAGGGGTTTACGGGAACGAAGGTGCCCTGCCGGATCTGGGGCATCCGGAACCCTTGGATGGGCTGATCCTGACGGTGCTCTCTCAGAACACCAACGATCTCAACCGGGATCGGGCCTATATAACCCTGCGTGGGCGATTCCCCGATTGGGAATCCGTAGCCCTTGCGGATCCCGGGGAAGTCCAGGAGGCCATACGGATTGCGGGGCTTGCCAACGCCAAGGGGCCGAGCATTCAGGCCATCCTGGAGCGGCTTCGGGAGGACTGGGGTGCCCCGACCCTGGTGCCTTTGCGGTCCTGGAAGCCGGACAGGGCAAGGGAATACCTGGAGGCGCTTCCCGGGGTGGGCCCCAAGACGGCGGCCTGTGTGATGGTGTTCGACCTGGGGTTTCCCGCTTTTCCCGTGGACACCCATGTGGCCAGGATTTGCCGGCGTTTGGGGTGGGTCCCCGCGAACCTGCCCCCCCATCGAATCCAGCGGGTCATGGAGGAGACGGTTGCGCGGGAACGCTTTCAGGGGGCGCACCTGAACCTCATTGCCCATGGAAGGGCGGTGTGCCGCGCTCGCTCCCCTCGCTGTCCCGCCTGTGTCCTTGTCGGGGTTTGCCCTGCGGCGGAAGTGCCTGAGGCACATGGGTGA
- a CDS encoding Lon protease family protein: MTLQDSRRLPVEALRRRTDSEALGFSNTDELGCLKGLIGQERAVKAVSFGLSVNSKGYNLFVVGNPGSGRTTYTLEELNNRAREMTAPDDWVYVYNFDDPQEPLALNLPAGQGKDLAKAMEEAVEDLKLTLSKAFDNSQYEDNKAQLVKEFQEQVNRFMEELRTWAGEQGFAIKRTPQGFVNLPLLKETGEDGETLQREMQQEEFEKLEEAEQQRLQKISEEISQRTLETLRQIRDLEKTLKEKIKALEGEICRNAIQPLLGEMKERFGEQEKVARWIVVLGEDIIDNFNLFIASARDDNAEVDFSRYIINVFVTNDPAQGAPVVRETNPTYYNLVGKVEYESRQGYLYTDFRRIVPGAIHRANGGFLVLEAEELLRQFMSWDALKRVLRTEELAIENLGEQLGFVPVSSLRPAPIPINMKVVVVGTHWLYYLLNIYDPEFQKIFKVKADFDADMPRNSETEKLLACFAASFVKKEGGLPFERDGVAEVIEWSSRLADHQDRMSTQFNRLAEVLVEATAWARMERASVVTRQHVRKAIEEKRFRSNLLEERIRRAFEEGTIRIDTDGAAVGQINGLTVLDMVDHTFGHPVRITANVFMGQEGVVNIEREVKMTGPIHNKGLLILQSYLGRRYAQDMPLAVSARIAFEQTYSGIEGDSASSTELYCLLSALADLPLRQDIAVTGSVDQFGNIQPIGGVNEKVEGFFRYCLVRGLTGNQGVLIPKQNVQNLMLHHEVLEAVEAGRFHLWAVESIDEGIEILTGCPAGELGPEGLYPEGSVHGKVKACLKGWLERSALLKKSLGKLGEAEKSEGAADSAEEDDDDESSVTQDS; this comes from the coding sequence GTGACGCTTCAAGACAGCCGACGACTTCCTGTGGAAGCGCTGCGCCGAAGGACCGATTCGGAAGCGCTGGGTTTTTCCAACACCGATGAACTGGGGTGCCTCAAGGGATTGATCGGGCAGGAGCGGGCCGTCAAGGCCGTCTCCTTTGGGCTCTCCGTGAACAGCAAGGGGTACAACCTCTTTGTGGTGGGAAACCCGGGAAGCGGGAGGACCACCTATACCTTGGAAGAGCTGAACAATCGAGCCAGAGAGATGACCGCCCCGGATGACTGGGTGTATGTGTACAACTTCGACGACCCCCAGGAACCCTTGGCGCTGAACCTCCCCGCAGGTCAGGGGAAGGACCTGGCCAAGGCCATGGAAGAGGCCGTGGAGGATCTCAAACTGACCCTGAGCAAGGCCTTCGACAACAGTCAATACGAAGACAACAAAGCCCAGCTGGTGAAGGAGTTCCAGGAGCAGGTCAACCGTTTCATGGAAGAACTCCGAACCTGGGCGGGAGAGCAGGGCTTTGCCATCAAGCGCACCCCGCAGGGCTTTGTGAACCTGCCTCTTCTCAAGGAAACGGGGGAAGACGGAGAAACCCTTCAGAGAGAAATGCAGCAGGAGGAGTTCGAGAAACTGGAGGAGGCGGAGCAGCAGCGCCTCCAGAAGATCTCCGAGGAAATCTCCCAGCGCACCCTGGAGACCCTTCGGCAGATTCGGGACCTGGAGAAGACCCTCAAGGAGAAGATCAAGGCCCTGGAGGGGGAGATCTGCCGCAATGCCATCCAGCCCCTCCTGGGGGAGATGAAGGAGCGGTTCGGCGAGCAGGAGAAGGTGGCCCGTTGGATCGTGGTTCTGGGAGAGGACATCATCGACAACTTCAACCTGTTCATCGCCTCCGCCCGGGACGACAACGCCGAGGTGGATTTTAGCCGCTACATCATCAACGTGTTTGTGACCAACGACCCGGCTCAAGGGGCTCCGGTGGTGCGGGAGACGAACCCCACCTACTACAACCTGGTGGGGAAGGTGGAGTACGAAAGCCGTCAGGGCTACCTGTACACCGATTTCCGTCGCATCGTTCCCGGGGCCATCCATCGGGCCAACGGGGGTTTTCTGGTGCTGGAGGCGGAGGAGCTTCTCCGGCAGTTCATGTCCTGGGACGCCCTGAAGCGGGTCCTGCGCACCGAAGAACTGGCCATCGAAAACCTGGGGGAACAGCTGGGCTTTGTCCCCGTGTCCTCCCTGCGCCCCGCCCCCATCCCCATCAACATGAAGGTGGTGGTGGTGGGTACCCATTGGCTCTACTACCTCTTGAACATCTACGACCCGGAGTTCCAGAAGATCTTCAAGGTGAAGGCGGACTTCGACGCGGACATGCCCCGCAATTCGGAGACGGAAAAGCTCCTGGCTTGTTTTGCCGCCAGCTTCGTCAAGAAAGAAGGCGGTCTTCCTTTCGAGCGGGACGGGGTGGCGGAAGTCATCGAGTGGTCCAGCCGCCTTGCGGATCATCAGGACCGCATGTCCACCCAGTTCAACCGCCTGGCGGAAGTCCTCGTGGAGGCCACGGCCTGGGCTCGCATGGAAAGGGCTTCCGTGGTGACGCGGCAGCATGTCCGCAAGGCCATCGAGGAGAAGCGCTTCCGCTCCAACCTGTTGGAGGAGCGGATTCGCCGGGCCTTCGAGGAGGGAACCATCCGCATCGATACGGACGGGGCCGCCGTGGGGCAGATCAACGGGCTCACGGTTCTGGACATGGTGGACCACACCTTCGGGCACCCCGTGCGCATCACCGCCAACGTCTTCATGGGACAGGAGGGGGTGGTGAACATCGAGCGGGAGGTGAAGATGACAGGACCCATCCACAACAAGGGGCTCCTCATCCTCCAGAGCTATCTGGGGCGCCGCTACGCCCAGGACATGCCCCTCGCCGTTTCCGCCCGTATCGCCTTCGAACAGACCTATTCGGGGATCGAGGGGGACAGCGCTTCCTCCACGGAGCTGTACTGTCTGCTCTCCGCCCTGGCGGATCTCCCTCTCCGTCAGGACATCGCCGTCACGGGTTCCGTGGACCAGTTCGGAAACATCCAGCCCATCGGGGGAGTCAACGAAAAGGTGGAAGGGTTCTTCCGGTACTGTCTTGTCCGGGGGCTGACGGGGAATCAGGGGGTCCTGATCCCGAAGCAGAACGTCCAAAACCTCATGTTGCATCATGAAGTCCTGGAGGCGGTGGAAGCGGGGCGATTCCACCTGTGGGCGGTGGAATCCATCGACGAGGGCATCGAAATCCTCACGGGCTGCCCCGCGGGAGAACTGGGCCCCGAGGGTTTGTACCCGGAGGGTTCGGTACACGGAAAGGTGAAGGCGTGCCTGAAGGGGTGGTTGGAACGGTCCGCCCTGCTCAAGAAGAGCCTGGGCAAGCTGGGAGAGGCCGAGAAGAGCGAGGGCGCAGCGGATTCTGCGGAGGAGGACGACGACGACGAATCCTCCGTGACGCAAGACTCATGA